The proteins below come from a single Synechococcus sp. WH 8101 genomic window:
- a CDS encoding LCP family protein, whose translation MTPQQRRWLGQHPTRTLLRIGTAVVAVGLVGAALSLVWPEADRVAADVPSAEDPTSLAPYPSRPVTVLVVGIDADRVEDSINQAAPKGAPNADMVMLVRFQAGQPLQILQLPVELAVHLPGRKEMQPLGASYRLGGVALTTDVVRELVGLPADEPERYVVVPRRALRDLVDGLGQVEVTLNQSYSHTDRSQNYKVNLQAGRQTLNGAQAEQLARFRATPLEDQARRIRQQWLLLAISEQLRQPNAITLLPGLLGEVSSEVNSNLSSGEWLSLAAASLSSNQPPRISTLPLAPRAGKQTLRQLKADASRPLWPDQASATP comes from the coding sequence ATGACCCCGCAGCAGCGCCGCTGGCTGGGCCAGCATCCGACTCGCACCCTGTTGCGGATCGGCACCGCCGTGGTGGCCGTTGGCCTGGTGGGGGCGGCCCTCAGCTTGGTGTGGCCGGAAGCGGATCGGGTGGCTGCTGATGTGCCCTCCGCCGAGGATCCCACCAGCCTCGCCCCTTACCCCAGCCGTCCGGTCACGGTGCTCGTGGTGGGCATCGATGCCGATCGGGTGGAGGATTCGATCAATCAGGCCGCCCCCAAGGGCGCTCCGAATGCCGACATGGTGATGCTGGTGCGGTTCCAGGCCGGCCAACCGCTCCAGATCCTGCAGCTGCCGGTGGAGCTGGCTGTGCACCTGCCCGGTCGCAAGGAGATGCAACCCCTGGGGGCCAGCTATCGCCTCGGCGGTGTGGCGCTGACGACCGATGTGGTGCGCGAGCTGGTCGGCCTGCCCGCGGATGAACCGGAGCGGTATGTGGTGGTGCCGCGCCGGGCGCTCCGCGATCTGGTGGATGGACTCGGGCAGGTGGAGGTGACCCTGAATCAGTCGTACAGCCACACCGACCGCAGCCAAAACTACAAGGTGAACCTGCAGGCGGGGCGCCAGACCCTGAACGGTGCCCAGGCTGAACAACTGGCGCGTTTCCGTGCCACGCCTCTCGAGGACCAAGCGCGGCGCATTCGCCAGCAATGGCTGCTGCTGGCGATCAGCGAGCAATTGCGTCAACCCAATGCCATCACCCTGTTGCCCGGGCTGCTCGGCGAGGTGTCATCGGAGGTGAACAGCAACCTCAGCAGTGGCGAGTGGCTGAGCCTGGCGGCGGCCAGCCTCAGCAGCAACCAACCGCCCCGGATCAGCACGCTTCCCCTGGCGCCCCGCGCCGGCAAGCAGACCCTGCGCCAGTTGAAGGCCGATGCCAGCCGCCCCCTTTGGCCGGATCAGGCCAGCGCCACACCCTGA
- the pepN gene encoding aminopeptidase N: MAPLSTSPDQTTAVVRLCDYRPYPFRIPTIDLDVVIGDRQVQVTSVLRIEPRSDQSPDDQVSEPLELRGVALELVSLQVDGQPWPAEAYRQDATTLVLHELPQAPFSLTTVCRFDPHANTSLEGLYASGGMLTTQCEAEGFRRITFHPDRPDVLSRFRVRIEADRERYPVLLSNGNAVSSGPLARDPSRHEAIWDDPFLKPSYLFALVAGNLREVRDRFLTRSGRSINLRLHVEPGDEPYTAHAMASLKRSMAWDEQVYGLEYDLDEFNTVAVRHFNMGAMENKSLNIFNSKLVLADAETATDGELERIESVVAHEYFHNWSGNRITCRDWFQLSLKEGLTVFRDQSFTADLHSAALKRIEDVAMLRNTQFREDAGPTAHPVKPDAYQAIDNFYTTTIYEKGAELIRMLRTLLGEERFMAGMRLYFQRHDGDAATTEDFVAAILEGACAKGEPLGFDPSQFQRWYHQAGTPTVTVQSQWDAGKGRLTLELQQATPPTPGQAQKQPLVIPLLWALIGSDGRLGEERLLVLDRAEQTLVVEGLPATEQPPALSLFRQFSAPVHWQAHQGDDALFTLFARDDDAFARWDAGQQLWRRLLLARAKGSGDAALEQRMVTALSVLLRPDGESDPAVVATLLSFPGAAELEGLQAEADPPALYRAACALRSAFGTALAPLLQRRLAEAASGLARPWPEGQGERQLTALIWSWMAAAGNGAVRAEALAAVNGPSMTLARAALRALQPIDCAERDQALQAFHDRWLERPVIFDSWFALEASTPRPDGLERVAALLRHPRFDPMAPNAVRAVLGGLAANPLVFHAPDGSGYRFMAEQIAAVDQRNPITASRMAKVFSRWRSYAPARQDAVQQALKALDGADLSTNTREVVGLMLAS; the protein is encoded by the coding sequence ATGGCCCCCCTTTCAACCTCTCCCGACCAGACGACTGCCGTGGTTCGCCTTTGCGACTACCGGCCCTATCCCTTCCGAATCCCCACGATCGATCTCGACGTTGTGATCGGGGATCGGCAGGTGCAGGTCACCAGCGTTCTGCGGATCGAGCCACGCTCGGATCAGTCGCCTGATGATCAGGTGTCCGAGCCGCTCGAACTGCGTGGTGTGGCGCTGGAGCTGGTCAGCCTTCAGGTGGATGGCCAGCCCTGGCCGGCCGAGGCCTATCGGCAGGATGCCACCACCCTGGTGCTGCATGAGCTGCCGCAGGCGCCATTCAGCCTCACCACGGTCTGCCGCTTCGATCCCCACGCCAACACCTCGCTGGAGGGCCTCTATGCCAGCGGCGGCATGCTCACGACCCAGTGTGAGGCGGAGGGCTTTCGGCGCATCACCTTCCATCCCGACCGGCCGGATGTGCTCAGCCGTTTCCGGGTGCGGATCGAGGCCGACCGGGAGCGCTATCCGGTGCTGCTCTCCAACGGCAACGCCGTCAGCAGCGGCCCTCTGGCCCGTGATCCCTCACGCCATGAGGCGATCTGGGACGACCCCTTCCTTAAACCCTCCTATCTCTTTGCCCTGGTGGCGGGCAATCTGCGGGAGGTGCGAGATCGCTTCCTGACCCGTTCCGGCCGCAGCATCAATCTGCGTCTGCACGTGGAACCCGGCGATGAGCCTTACACCGCCCATGCGATGGCCTCGTTGAAACGGTCGATGGCCTGGGATGAACAGGTGTATGGCCTCGAATACGACCTCGACGAGTTCAACACCGTCGCCGTGCGCCACTTCAACATGGGCGCGATGGAGAACAAGAGCCTCAATATCTTCAACTCCAAACTGGTGTTGGCTGATGCGGAAACGGCCACCGACGGCGAATTGGAGCGGATTGAAAGCGTTGTTGCCCATGAGTATTTCCATAACTGGTCGGGGAATCGGATCACCTGCCGCGACTGGTTCCAGCTCTCCCTCAAGGAGGGGCTCACCGTGTTCCGTGATCAGAGCTTCACCGCCGATCTCCATTCCGCTGCACTGAAGCGAATCGAGGATGTGGCGATGTTGCGCAACACCCAGTTCCGCGAGGATGCCGGTCCGACGGCCCATCCGGTGAAGCCCGACGCCTATCAGGCGATCGATAACTTCTACACAACCACGATCTACGAAAAGGGTGCCGAGTTGATCCGCATGTTGCGCACCCTGTTGGGGGAGGAGCGCTTCATGGCGGGCATGCGCCTCTACTTCCAGCGTCATGATGGCGACGCGGCCACCACGGAGGATTTCGTGGCGGCCATCCTCGAGGGGGCCTGTGCCAAGGGCGAGCCCCTCGGCTTCGATCCGAGCCAGTTTCAGCGTTGGTATCACCAGGCCGGAACGCCCACGGTGACCGTGCAGAGCCAGTGGGATGCAGGCAAGGGGCGCCTGACGCTGGAGCTGCAGCAGGCCACTCCCCCCACCCCAGGCCAGGCGCAGAAGCAGCCGCTGGTGATACCACTGCTCTGGGCGCTGATTGGATCGGATGGGCGGCTTGGCGAGGAGCGGCTGCTGGTGCTTGATCGGGCGGAGCAGACGCTGGTGGTGGAGGGTCTGCCCGCCACCGAGCAGCCACCGGCCCTGTCGTTGTTCCGGCAGTTCTCCGCCCCGGTGCACTGGCAGGCCCACCAGGGCGACGACGCCTTGTTCACCCTGTTCGCCCGCGACGATGACGCCTTCGCTCGCTGGGATGCGGGGCAGCAGCTCTGGCGTCGCCTCTTGCTCGCACGGGCCAAGGGCAGCGGCGATGCGGCGCTGGAGCAGCGCATGGTGACGGCTCTTTCGGTGTTGCTCCGGCCCGATGGCGAGTCGGATCCTGCCGTGGTCGCCACCCTGCTCAGTTTTCCCGGTGCTGCTGAGTTGGAAGGCCTGCAGGCGGAGGCGGATCCGCCGGCGCTCTATCGCGCTGCCTGCGCGCTGCGGAGTGCGTTTGGAACGGCGCTGGCCCCGCTGTTGCAGCGGCGTCTGGCGGAGGCGGCCTCCGGCCTGGCCCGGCCCTGGCCCGAGGGGCAGGGGGAGCGGCAACTGACGGCTCTGATCTGGAGCTGGATGGCGGCCGCCGGGAATGGCGCCGTGCGGGCTGAGGCTCTTGCCGCTGTGAACGGCCCCTCCATGACCCTGGCGCGGGCCGCCCTGCGCGCCCTGCAGCCGATCGATTGCGCCGAACGGGATCAGGCCCTGCAGGCTTTCCATGACCGCTGGCTGGAGCGGCCTGTGATTTTCGACAGCTGGTTTGCCCTGGAGGCGTCCACACCACGACCGGATGGCCTGGAGCGGGTGGCCGCCTTGTTGCGTCATCCGCGTTTCGATCCAATGGCACCGAACGCCGTTCGCGCGGTGCTGGGCGGGCTCGCCGCCAACCCATTGGTGTTTCATGCCCCTGATGGCAGCGGCTATCGCTTCATGGCCGAGCAGATCGCCGCGGTGGATCAACGCAATCCGATCACCGCCTCGCGCATGGCCAAGGTGTTCAGCCGTTGGCGCAGTTATGCCCCCGCCCGCCAGGACGCGGTGCAGCAGGCCCTGAAGGCCCTCGATGGAGCCGATCTCTCGACGAACACGCGGGAGGTGGTGGGCCTGATGCTCGCGAGCTGA
- a CDS encoding ribose-phosphate pyrophosphokinase, with protein sequence MTSFLTAARAEQEKIHQDTRRLRLFSGTSNPSLAREIAAYLGVPDGPRVCKRFADGELYVQIQESIRGCDVFLIQPTCAPVNDHLMELLIMVDACRRASARQITAVVPYYGYARADRKTAGRESITAKLTANLLVTSGVDRVLAMDLHSAQIQGYFDIPCDHIYGSPVLVDYLSAQDLGDVVVVSPDVGGVARARAFAKQMQDAPLAIIDKRRTGHNMAESLTVIGDVADRTAILIDDMIDTGGTICAGARLLRQQGAKRVIACATHAVFSPPACERLSADGLFEQVVVTNSIPIPADRTFPQLQVLSVANMLGEAIWRIHEESSVSSMFR encoded by the coding sequence GTGACCAGTTTCCTGACTGCAGCCCGTGCCGAACAGGAGAAAATCCACCAAGACACCCGCCGCCTGCGCCTCTTCAGCGGCACGTCGAACCCTTCCCTGGCACGGGAAATCGCGGCCTATCTGGGTGTTCCCGATGGCCCTCGGGTGTGCAAGCGCTTCGCGGATGGCGAGCTTTATGTGCAGATCCAGGAATCAATCCGTGGCTGCGATGTGTTCTTGATCCAGCCCACGTGCGCCCCGGTCAACGACCACCTGATGGAGCTACTGATCATGGTGGATGCCTGCCGGCGTGCCTCAGCCCGGCAGATCACGGCCGTGGTGCCCTACTACGGCTACGCCCGCGCCGATCGAAAAACCGCTGGGCGGGAATCGATCACCGCCAAGCTCACCGCCAACCTGCTGGTGACCTCGGGGGTGGATCGGGTGCTGGCGATGGATCTCCACTCCGCCCAGATCCAGGGCTATTTCGACATCCCCTGCGATCACATCTACGGCTCGCCAGTGCTGGTGGATTACCTCTCGGCGCAGGATCTGGGTGATGTGGTGGTGGTGTCGCCGGATGTGGGCGGCGTGGCCCGGGCCCGCGCCTTCGCCAAACAGATGCAGGATGCCCCCCTCGCGATCATCGACAAGCGCCGCACTGGTCACAACATGGCCGAAAGCCTCACCGTGATCGGCGATGTGGCCGACCGCACCGCCATCTTGATCGACGACATGATCGATACGGGTGGCACGATCTGTGCCGGAGCAAGGCTGTTGCGTCAGCAGGGCGCCAAGCGGGTAATCGCCTGCGCCACCCATGCCGTGTTCTCGCCGCCGGCCTGCGAACGACTCTCCGCCGACGGCCTGTTCGAGCAGGTGGTGGTAACCAACAGCATCCCGATCCCCGCCGACCGCACCTTCCCCCAGCTCCAGGTGCTCTCGGTGGCCAACATGCTCGGAGAAGCGATCTGGCGAATCCATGAGGAGAGCTCCGTGAGCTCGATGTTCCGCTGA
- a CDS encoding glycoside hydrolase family 10 protein, translating into MGAASAQFSSLKSRLASVGRKESLGVWLTNSPSPLYYDRRRLADAVKELQQAGFTTLYPNVWSRGTTFHRSRFAPVEPALAAAGIAIDPICTLSNEAHARDLRVIPWFEYGLMEPADAAVVKEHPEWVLQKADGSPITMLHNKPMVWLNPAHPQVRERFIGLVLEVMQRCRMDGLQLDDHFAWPVELGYDPYTVALYTRETGAPPPRDHTNRAWMTWRRRKLTGLLRELRASLEKQALPQRISLSPGPFRFAYNHWLQDWELWAVGELIDDLVVQNYAYSLKGFARDLDQPALRKARDWGLPVQIGVLAGFGKRTTPIPVLREKVRLARERGHGVIFFYWEGLWGEHAGEEGPAFRRAAFQALGAASP; encoded by the coding sequence ATGGGGGCGGCGAGTGCCCAGTTCAGCAGCCTCAAAAGTCGCCTGGCGTCGGTGGGACGCAAGGAGAGCCTCGGGGTCTGGCTCACCAACAGCCCCAGCCCCCTCTATTACGACCGGCGGCGCCTGGCGGACGCCGTCAAGGAGCTTCAACAGGCCGGATTCACGACGCTGTACCCGAATGTGTGGAGTCGGGGCACCACCTTCCACCGCAGTCGCTTTGCCCCCGTGGAACCGGCCCTGGCCGCCGCCGGCATCGCCATCGATCCGATCTGCACCCTGAGCAATGAGGCCCATGCCCGCGACCTGCGGGTGATTCCCTGGTTCGAATACGGCCTGATGGAGCCAGCCGATGCCGCGGTGGTGAAGGAGCACCCCGAGTGGGTGCTGCAGAAAGCGGATGGCAGCCCGATCACGATGCTGCACAACAAACCGATGGTGTGGCTCAATCCCGCCCATCCCCAGGTGCGGGAGCGCTTCATCGGTCTGGTGCTCGAGGTGATGCAGCGCTGCCGCATGGATGGGCTCCAGCTCGATGACCATTTCGCCTGGCCGGTGGAGTTGGGCTATGACCCTTACACCGTGGCGCTCTACACCCGCGAAACCGGCGCGCCACCGCCGCGCGATCACACCAACCGGGCCTGGATGACCTGGCGTCGCCGCAAACTCACCGGCTTGCTGCGGGAGCTGCGCGCCAGCCTGGAAAAGCAAGCCCTGCCGCAACGGATCAGCCTCTCGCCGGGCCCCTTCCGCTTCGCTTACAACCACTGGCTTCAAGACTGGGAGCTCTGGGCGGTCGGCGAACTGATCGATGATCTGGTGGTGCAGAACTACGCCTACTCCCTCAAAGGCTTCGCGCGCGACCTCGATCAACCGGCCTTACGCAAAGCGCGAGACTGGGGCTTGCCGGTGCAGATCGGGGTGCTCGCCGGTTTCGGCAAGCGCACCACACCAATTCCGGTGTTACGCGAAAAAGTGCGCCTCGCCCGTGAACGCGGCCACGGCGTGATCTTCTTCTATTGGGAAGGGCTCTGGGGAGAACACGCCGGCGAGGAAGGGCCCGCCTTCAGGCGGGCCGCCTTCCAGGCCCTCGGCGCCGCCAGCCCATGA
- a CDS encoding Coenzyme F420 hydrogenase/dehydrogenase, beta subunit C-terminal domain yields MARDTVRPAKDLCSDCGLCDSRWVAYVKRACAFLHQDFEAMERRHHGRSRDLDQEDELYFGVHERMVTARMRAPIDGAQWTGIVSHLGAKALEQGLVDAVLCVQQSPEDRFTPVPVLARTPEEVMAARVNKPTLSNNLSVLEQLPGSGIRKLLAIGVGCQIQALRAVQDTLPLDALYVLGLPCVDNVSRQGLQTFLESASDSPETVVHYEFMQDFRIHFRHNDGRQETVPFFGLDTPRLKDVFAPSCLSCFDYVNAGADLVVGYMGAEYGRQWLVVRNQRGAALLDLIKADLDLAPVTSRGDRRAAVQQGIDAYDKAVRLPMWLAELVGWVVQRIGPKGLEYGRFSIDSHFTRNALWLRRHHPEVVDRHLPAFARRIVERYRLPST; encoded by the coding sequence ATGGCGCGCGACACGGTCCGTCCGGCCAAGGATCTGTGCAGTGACTGCGGCCTTTGCGATTCCCGCTGGGTGGCTTACGTGAAACGGGCTTGCGCTTTTCTGCACCAGGATTTCGAGGCGATGGAGCGGCGGCATCACGGTCGCTCCCGCGATCTCGACCAGGAGGATGAGCTCTACTTCGGCGTGCATGAGCGCATGGTCACCGCCCGGATGCGCGCGCCGATCGACGGTGCCCAGTGGACCGGCATCGTTAGCCATCTGGGGGCCAAGGCGCTGGAGCAAGGCCTGGTGGATGCCGTGCTCTGCGTGCAACAGAGTCCGGAGGATCGCTTCACCCCGGTGCCCGTGCTCGCCCGCACTCCCGAGGAAGTGATGGCGGCCCGCGTCAACAAACCGACCCTGTCCAACAACCTTTCGGTGTTGGAACAGCTGCCCGGCAGTGGCATCCGCAAGCTGCTGGCGATCGGCGTCGGTTGTCAGATCCAGGCCTTGCGCGCCGTTCAGGACACCCTGCCGCTCGATGCGCTGTACGTGCTTGGTCTGCCCTGCGTCGACAACGTGTCGCGCCAGGGGCTGCAGACGTTTCTAGAGAGCGCCAGCGATTCACCGGAGACGGTGGTGCACTACGAATTCATGCAGGATTTTCGTATTCACTTTCGGCACAACGATGGCCGCCAGGAAACGGTGCCGTTCTTCGGGCTCGATACGCCCCGCCTCAAGGATGTGTTCGCCCCCAGTTGCCTCAGCTGCTTCGACTATGTGAATGCGGGCGCGGATCTGGTGGTGGGCTACATGGGGGCGGAGTACGGCCGCCAGTGGTTGGTGGTGCGCAATCAACGCGGCGCCGCCCTGCTCGATCTGATCAAGGCCGATCTCGATCTGGCGCCGGTTACCAGTCGCGGTGATCGCCGTGCGGCGGTGCAGCAGGGCATCGATGCCTACGACAAGGCGGTGCGCTTGCCGATGTGGCTGGCGGAGCTGGTGGGCTGGGTGGTGCAGCGCATCGGACCGAAGGGCCTGGAATATGGCCGTTTCTCGATCGATTCCCACTTCACCCGTAACGCTCTCTGGTTACGTCGCCATCATCCGGAGGTGGTGGATCGGCATCTGCCGGCTTTCGCCCGTCGCATCGTGGAGCGTTATCGCCTCCCATCCACCTGA